In one Nicotiana tomentosiformis chromosome 6, ASM39032v3, whole genome shotgun sequence genomic region, the following are encoded:
- the LOC138894975 gene encoding cytochrome P450 94A2-like, which yields MRMDIQLMYSLLFSLPVPAIIFLLLLFFIYFHPFFSKHSCSKLSKQQQLPKSYPLFGCLFSLVQNRHRAVLWTSELFQKSSLSTITLKGPFGKKCVLTRNPSIIKHIVKTRFHIYRKDPTMQFVFSDLLGDGLLLVDGEKWKTQRHFLSHIFHADTFRYRVKSSTIKELSGRLIPLFSRADIDKATLDLQDIFHRLTFDILCQVGFSHDPEYLLPSLPEKPLIDAFETAIKISMRRFTCPSILWKAKKLLNIGSEENLRYAVDVLREYVKKRIAGKVEKFSMQNSSIDEGGDFFDRFITRALKYNVVVDEKFVIDTGINFILAGDDTLFSALIWFFWLVSSHPQVEKEIVKEIEEKDDDDLNEMVYTHASICESMRLYPPVPLELKQVTEDDVWPDGTKLKKGMTIFLHVLAMGRSTDLWGSDCEVFRPERWLLKNSSTGNWNFIPRDPFTYPVFQAGPRTCLGKEIAFMQIKLVAATILKRFRIVPLDGFSPIYNSSLTSKMKTSFPVRIIQRC from the exons ATGAGGATGGACATCCAGCTTATGTATAGTCTGCTCTTTTCTCTCCCAGTCCCAGCAATAATATTTCTGTTGCTTCTGTTTTTCATCTATTTCCACCCGTTCTTCTCAAAACACAGTTGTTCAAAATTGAGCAAGCAGCAGCAGCTTCCAAAATCCTACCCACtgtttggttgcttgttctcattaGTGCAAAATAGACACCGAGCAGTTCTGTGGACATCAGAACTCTTCCAAAAATCATCTTTATCAACCATTACCCTTAAAGGACCATTTGGTAAAAAATGCGTCTTGACAAGAAACCCCTCTATTATCAAGCATATCGTTAAGACACGTTTCCACATTTATCGCAAAGATCCTACCATGCAATTTGTTTTCTCAGACTTATTAGGGGATGGACTTTTACTTGTAGATGGAGAGAAATGGAAAACCCAAAGGCATTTCCTCAGTCATATATTCCACGCGGATACATTTCGTTATAGAGTAAAATCATCCACCATTAAAGAGCTCTCTGGCCGTCTTATTCCTTTATTCTCTAGGGCAGATATAGATAAAGCTACTCTAGACCTCCAGGACATATTTCATAGGCTTACATTTGACATTCTATGCCAGGTAGGTTTTAGCCATGATCCAGAATACTTGTTACCATCTCTCCCTGAGAAACCATTAATAGATGCTTTTGAAACTGCAATAAAGATCAGTATGAGAAGGTTCACTTGCCCTTCCATCTTGTGGAAAGCTAAAAAGCTTCTTAACATTGGATCTGAAGAGAATCTCAG GTATGCAGTTGATGTACTCAGAGAATATGTAAAGAAGAGAATCGCGGGAAAGGTGGAGAAGTTTTCGATGCAAAACTCTTCCATAGATGAGGGAGGCGATTTTTTTGACAGATTTATAACAAGGGCTCTCAAATACAATGTAGTAGTTGATGAGAAGTTTGTCATAGATACAGGTATTAATTTCATCCTGGCTGGTGATGACACGCTATTTTCAGCTTTAATATGGTTCTTTTGGCTAGTCTCGAGTCACCCACAAGTAGAAAAGGAGATTGTCAAAGAAATCGAAGAAAAAGATGATGATGATTTGAATGAAATGGTGTATACACATGCTTCGATTTGTGAAAGCATGAGACTATACCCACCAGTTCCTCTTGAATTGAAGCAAGTGACCGAAGACGATGTTTGGCCGGACGGAACAAAGTTGAAAAAGGGAATGACCATTTTTCTACATGTTCTTGCAATGGGGAGATCAACAGATTTATGGGGTTCGGATTGTGAAGTTTTCCGCCCAGAGCGCTGGTTGTTGAAAAACTCCAGTACAGGAAATTGGAATTTTATCCCAAGGGACCCTTTCACGTATCCGGTATTTCAAGCAGGGCCAAGGACTTGTCTTGGAAAAGAAATTGCTTTCATGCAGATAAAGCTGGTGGCAGCGACTATTCTAAAGAGATTTCGGATCGTTCCTTTAGACGGATTTAGTCCTATCTATAATTCGTCGTTGACATCTAAGATGAAAACTAGTTTTCCTGTACGAATTATACAACGTTGCTAG